Below is a genomic region from Cloeon dipterum chromosome 2, ieCloDipt1.1, whole genome shotgun sequence.
CGTTCCGTTtggtaaaatttcatttccgcctcaaaaattacattaattaaattacgcaCTGGCAGGAAAAGAATTCCACGATCTCGTGCTGGAAATGTGGGAGCAGATCAAAGAGCTGAGAAAATTATCGTCAGTCAGTTTTGTGCTGCAGAAGCTCGACGAAGTGTATGAAAAGGTTTTTAACCCGAATTTCTGCTTGGCTTCGTTCAACAATGTACATATTTTCTCTCGCAGCTCGAGTGGTTGTACCAGAAATTTGACGTCGGGGGGAAGCTGAACGACCTCATTCTCTTTTTCCATCTGAAAATTTACGAGATTTCACAAACGGCTCTCGACGCTGAAAATAAGTAAgcacaattttgaaatgttgcgcagattttaaataatttattagataTAAGATGAGATTTTAAATGTGCATAttgtacattaaaaatttatttttatattatcaaACTATGCAATTATTCTGGATGGAGAAATGAAAAGCGTCTTAAcaagctttaaatttgaattttcacgcAGCAATCGCGAGGCGAAAACCAAATTCATCTTTGAGCCAGCCAAGGGCTTTATCGAGCTGGagcaaaaattgcccatttcgTGGCACTCATTCAACGAGCGGCCTAATTACGAGGTACGTGTTGGAAACCCACAGGCGCACagtaatttgcatgcaaatttaaacaggAAATTCCGGAATACAAGCTCTTGACAAACATGCAGAATTATTTCTCGCCAAACAACAACAGTCTCCTTCATTATTATGGTCTCGTAAACAAATACATGGATCCATCCAACTGGCTTCCTCCCTTCAAAGGTAATCAAAGTACTATTATTTAACGACGCTTTAGGATGAGCTTAACAAAATATGCTAATATAATGTTTGGGTTTCATTAGACTTGTAAGAGCATATTCTCGATTTGCATGAGATTTCACAAAGGAATATTTATGGAAATATGTAAATGATGTAAAAATAACGGGTGGAAATTTTTGTCAGCTGAACCGAACATTAATCGAGGatggcattaaaaattttcagcacaaGCAATGCTGGTTGGATCACAGCATCTGATCACTTTCGACCACCGCGTAATCCACTTCCAGGGTGGTTGCTCGTACCTGCTGGCGCACGATTTCGCAGATGGCAATTTCACTGTGATCGCCCAGTACAATGCCCAAACGAGAAACGCACCGCCCGCCATGATTGTGCTTTTGGAGAACGACGTGATAAAAATCGACCTCGCAGACTCGGtttgaatttgatatttttttgagtgaaggaaaaatttattttttgtttattcagaGCATTCAAATCAACGACAAATACGACAAGAGACTGCCAACAATGACTGCTGATGGAACTTTCATCTACCGCGAAGGCCAGATTTTGCACGTCAAAGGAAACaagagttttgaaattttgtgcaaCTTCCACTTTGACATTTGCACGCTGGAGCTGTctggtaattttaaattgtgttcattttatattaaaatgtttaaatatgtCTATTTAAGGTTGGTATTTTGGAAAAACGGCTGGTCTTTTTGGAACCATGGACAACGAGCAAGCCACCGACCTCCTCAGCACCAACGGCTCCTACTTGACGTCCGTGCCAGAGTTTGTCACAGCCTGGCAGCTAGACGACTCCATGTGCACCGAAGAAGATGGGCTAACGGCCAAAATTCCAGACGCTAAAATTGTCAACAAGTGCGATGTCTTATACGACAGGGATTCGCCTATGGCTGATTGCTTTTCAGTGGctagtatttatttattttataaaggaTAAAATCGTAACTTTGGAAGAGCCGCGAAAAAATCTATTTGGCTTAAGttaggaatttattttagttctaTGAAAATGGGattataagaaaattaaagcttcagacatttatttttcagacaaaCTAATTTATTAGGAAAGTTAGTAGGAAATCCAGTTTAAAGGACAGtcaaactaaaacaaaacacaTGACTATGACtatgttaaaatttgtgacTCCAGGTTGACTATGAGCCATTCAAGGAGATGTGTCTTACAAGCAAAGTTTACAAGGACAAAGAAGCTTGCATTTCTGCTAAGGCGTACATGGAAGAGTGCAGCCAAGCAAACGTCATTATCACTCTGCCCGACGAATGCATTTGGTACGAAAATATACACGTGTCAATTTAATACAGCcttgattgcaaattttaatgactTCAGGTGTGATATCAAAGAGAGAGTTTTGGCCAACGGCGAAATTATGGAAGTGATCATGGAAAACGAACCGTGGACTACTGACATTGTGCTCATCGTCGAGGCGAAAGATTGCAACGGAAATATATCACGTTTTAAACACATCCAGCAATTCCTTAACATTCTGAACGTTGAATTGCGAGAGGCGAATATTACAAACAACAGGTAAAATTGTTTCCTGTCAGTTGATGTCAATCCAAGTAGCTTATCAAACTTTTAACAATAGGTTTGGGGTCGTCACTTTTGGCGGTGATGGCGTGTTTGACGAGCCTCGCACTCTTATGACTAACAAGGAGTTTTCAGAGGTTTTTGCAAGCAACTTGCTTGATAATCTACCAATAggtaaatttgttattaacaTATGCTGCAGTTAGTTGGAAAATggcaaattatattaattgcttatttaaattaaattctacatTAGTTTCAAACAAAGTAAAAACGGAAGgtcaaatttaaactaataaattttcagtaaatttgaaaatggtcaatttaagatttttacacataattgagttacaaaataaaataatccatATCACCTTATCctgcatgaatttaaaaacaggttaattgcttttcaactttttcaggCAACGGTGCAACTTCCTCAATTGATGCGATCACATATGCTGCCAAAATGAGATTCAGGCCCAAAGCCTCCAAGACTTTCATTCTCATTCCTTGCTCAAACTGTAGCAGCTCAAGTAGCGTGGTAACTTATtagagacaaaaattaaaccaccagcttaaatgcattttgttcCAGCTCGATTATCCGTTCACAAGCCAAATGCTAGCGGAAAACGATATCACTTTGCATATGCTGATCGACCAGGACATTTCACTAAACAAATCTAGGGTCCGAAATGTTCTATTTGGTGAGTTGGTGTTAAAACTTAAAGTTCTAGAGAGGACAAAATAAATGCGTTTCAGGTATCGACGGTAAAACAGCGTACACGAAGAAAGACGTGAAGGAGCTCAAGGGCGACACCGACCTCTTCCGCCAGCTGGCACTGCCCAAAGATAGCCTCGGACTGTGTCTGCCTCTGGCCCTCGAGTCCAACGGTTTGTGGCACTGCACAGATTTGAATTCAATAAGTAACTATTTGCGTTTCAGGCACGGTTTTCACGGCGAAAAAGATTGAAACAGAGAAGCAGAGAGGCTCAAAGAACTTTGCGACTGTGTTTTCAAAGAGAATCGCGAAAACGGCCAGGCCGAGTCCGTGTCTGCATTGCGAATGCCTGACCGACGAATATGGCGCCAGCATGGTCACCTGCTCGCCCTGCTACTACCCCCTGCCGCTAGAGGTAATAATAAGAAACACGCATGCTGTTGCTGAagattgaaattattcaattcgCAGTCTGACATGGACGAGGATTCTATGTTACGCGCTTTGCAACCAGACTACGAGAAGATTAAGAAGCTCATTGAAGACCCAGAGATGCTGTTCACCAACGCAAGtcataaaatattccaataGGGAATATAGCAGACAATGGGAAAGCAAGTTCTAAGTTTAAGATAACCATAACCAACCAGATTTatcttttgataattttgaaacaccTCATAGCCCTTCAAACGACCACATCATAAATTACGAATTATCATTCCAAGTTCAATATTGTTAGCTATATataattaagtatttaaaaacataagaAAATTACCCCTACCTTTCGTCTAGTTGTCTGAAGTCAACTGCCGCACTGGCGTATTCCGCAAGTTGTACCGAGTGgactgttaaaatttttaaactataacaAGAAATCTATATTTTCATCAATAAACACTTACGTTGGGAGAATCCAGGTCTCCATCGTCCTCCAAAATTGCCATTGCTTTCCTTCTGCTCCTCGTAGGTACCTTTGATTTGCCCGTATAAGTTTTCTGCTCGACCCTGACGAAAGTGACACTGGTCTCTCGCCTGGTTCTGTTGTCGTCAACGTCACTCTTGTCAGTCTCAATTTGATCCAGTCTAACTGGCTCGCGGACGTCCAAGGTGTCTAAGGATGAAGATCaggatatattatatttttataggaGGTGGAAAATGTTACCAATGGTTGTGGTGCTTTGCAGTTTCAACACAACGTCGTGAATTGTCGTCAGCAGCTTGTTGTTTTCTTGGGAGTAGTCCACGTAGGTGAATATGCAGTAGAGATACACCATGAAGCAAAGCACGACGATCAAATACCGCAGCTTCCACACCCAGAAGTAGATGTTTTCCTGTTCAAAATCCTTGTTAAAACTATTAAGATTTCATATTTCAggtcaaaatgttttaaaccattttttaaatttaaaaattaccaatgagaccattcaaattttcgtattccaatttaattgcttGCTGGTGCCTAAGCTAGAGAAACTAAAACACCAtctggcaaaatttgattttaaaagaaaaagaaaagcgaaagattttaaaagaatttaatgcATAAATGAGAGTCTAGGGATGAATCAGGCGATACAATAGTCGAAAAATTCACTTATATTgtgagggaaaaaattataatcagacagacagaaaaaatagtcagccataaaaaataaaaattgttacctTTACAAATAAAGTCGAAGCTCCATCAAGCTTGGCaagaacaattttgaaaatggccTGCTCCAAGAGGACCCCGACAAAAAGCAGGATGAAAATCCAGCCTCTAGCTTGGGCGGCCCTGGTCCAGGCCGTTGTCAGGTAGGCCGTGCACACTGCTAAGGCAAAAAATGCCAGAGATTCCAGCCACGAGACTTCACCAACAGCCCACGACTGCAATGCTGACAGCCTTTGAGAGAGGTCGAGGAGGGCCAACCTTTGCTCCATGGTGCTCTCCCTGATGAGAAAAAGGATTCAGTTGTTTTaagttatttcaattaaaaacaaacttacTGGAATTCTGAGAGGAGTCTTGCAACTGAGGTGGCCGAGTTCTTGATAACCTCATCCAAATTCACTCCGTTGTTGATGACCTGCTCTTGGAGCGCAATAGTTTTGACTTGGTGAGCGATTAGATTTTCATTGGAAGTCAGCATGTCTTTCATCTGTCTGTCCACCCTCATCGACATAGTCAACaggctgaaaaaaattattccaataattaaaatgtttttttttaatcaaaaaatatttggtaatttttatcCCTCCAGTCCTATTTATTCACCTGTGAGAGAAgccattataaaattaattctaaaaaaatcaagatattgGTAATTGTTTCAGGGAAAATGTGAGTATATATGCGCAAaacatttagtttttttataactataattttctttataaaaataaaaattgtatcaaaTATAACATAGTAATTTTCCTTCTCCTTTGAAACTTTAAGTCGCAAGGTTATTAACCCTTTAGAAGGTGGCTGTGGTTGAGGGATTTTTACAGCTGGAACTTTCCAAAATGAcagtgaataatttaaaaattatatttgagtCAAAGTCTGTCCAAACCCTACAAATAAAGCAGATAATCTCTTGAATGAATTATATACCTATCAGTTGTTTTTCTGGCGATTTCGTGCCACACGCTACTCTTCAGATAAAAACACATGTTGGTGACATGTGAGAAGAACTCAGTGAAAACGCCGAAGGCCCGGTCCGGCATTCCCTTGATGCAAGAGGCTCTTTTAGCTGCGTCCTGCAAGCCGCCGCATTTGTGTCTACTCGCTCCGGACATTTCCAAAAAGCAGTCGGCCAACGTCAGGGCCAGCATGGCATGCTGATTTTCGTCCAGCTGGTTGCAACCTGTTTCCAGGCTGGCGATTGCCGACTTCCAGCACTCTCCTTGCCGGGGCAAACTGCCCCTTTGTTTAGCCATTTCAAACTGCTTTTGGCCAGACTCAAACATTTTCATCTCGAATTCGGAGGTTCCATACATGGACAGTCCATTTTGGACGTTGGTAGCGATGATGACATTTATGATGATGAAGAGCTTGGTCGTTGGATGTGTCATTTCAATTGTGACCTGAAACAACAtgtcaaaacaaattaatttcattttatttgcgatAAAAGCCATTGCCAAAACTGCATTAAAATATCTGTACATACGAAATTTTAGGGCGATAAAAATTTGGcacaaactttaaaataattttaatcagtatGTAAATGGTATTGGAAGACGAAACTAGAGATGATTTAAGTGTGTGTTATCTGTATTACACacaaatatgcatttttatgtTCATCTATGCATGCACTGCAATCTTCTGCGCAATGTAAAGCCATAAAAGCATTTTGAGGATCAGTTGACAACCATAAAGCTAAATAAACATCGCAATCAATCCTTCATTTCAAGGAATTAAAGATTAAAGAGCAAACCTTCCATCAAAACAGACGAGGAAGTTAACGCACTCGATTTTTCTCCTActccaacagcagcagcagcgtccGTTCAGTCATCTGGGAAAGGAACACAGACAAACGGTCTTAAAAAAGCCgcatattttcttgtttacGCATTCGACCAATGAcagcaaagaatttttctgGCAGCCAATCAGAAGGAATAAACCAACCAGTGATTATTTTGCATggattattattgtttttaagtttattgATCATTGAGTTGTCAAaacatctaaattttaatgcaattttctttctcaTAATTCAATTCTCATGAGTTGTCAGTTCCTTACTCTCTTTAAATTCGATTAATTCGAATATCGAAAGTGGTCCAATCAGCGCTCGGTTAATGCATCAATACGAACGcacgaaaattcaaatttcaaaacacaaCACAGGCAGGCACGTCATGGCACTCTTACAGCGAAGGCTTCGTAATATTATCGCTCAAAGAGCATTTCAATTCtactttttaatgtttttttatgctcttattggcaaataatattcaagcaatatttttacgtTCTAAAAAACCTGAAAGCCCACTTTTGGATCGTCAACCCTCCTTTGCTCTGACGTGTAAAACCTTTGTCTTCCCCTTTTCGTTTGaacatcaattttatttttattgttttacaaacaaaaatgaaaaaattcataaatatttttaatttgaagcttATCCTTTAGTCCAAGCTAGCTAAATATTATCCgaaagagaattttaataCATCTTTATTTAGCCTTGTTGACGCggagataatatttatttatatttatgatactgctcgatttcctttttttttttgcaagtaAACAGC
It encodes:
- the LOC135937851 gene encoding uncharacterized protein LOC135937851 isoform X2; the protein is MTHPTTKLFIIINVIIATNVQNGLSMYGTSEFEMKMFESGQKQFEMAKQRGSLPRQGECWKSAIASLETGCNQLDENQHAMLALTLADCFLEMSGASRHKCGGLQDAAKRASCIKGMPDRAFGVFTEFFSHVTNMCFYLKSSVWHEIARKTTDSLLTMSMRVDRQMKDMLTSNENLIAHQVKTIALQEQVINNGVNLDEVIKNSATSVARLLSEFQESTMEQRLALLDLSQRLSALQSWAVGEVSWLESLAFFALAVCTAYLTTAWTRAAQARGWIFILLFVGVLLEQAIFKIVLAKLDGASTLFVKENIYFWVWKLRYLIVVLCFMVYLYCIFTYVDYSQENNKLLTTIHDVVLKLQSTTTIDTLDVREPVRLDQIETDKSDVDDNRTRRETSVTFVRVEQKTYTGKSKVPTRSRRKAMAILEDDGDLDSPNSTRYNLRNTPVRQLTSDN
- the LOC135937851 gene encoding uncharacterized protein LOC135937851 isoform X1 yields the protein MTHPTTKLFIIINVIIATNVQNGLSMYGTSEFEMKMFESGQKQFEMAKQRGSLPRQGECWKSAIASLETGCNQLDENQHAMLALTLADCFLEMSGASRHKCGGLQDAAKRASCIKGMPDRAFGVFTEFFSHVTNMCFYLKSSVWHEIARKTTDSLLTMSMRVDRQMKDMLTSNENLIAHQVKTIALQEQVINNGVNLDEVIKNSATSVARLLSEFQESTMEQRLALLDLSQRLSALQSWAVGEVSWLESLAFFALAVCTAYLTTAWTRAAQARGWIFILLFVGVLLEQAIFKIVLAKLDGASTLFVKDFEQENIYFWVWKLRYLIVVLCFMVYLYCIFTYVDYSQENNKLLTTIHDVVLKLQSTTTIDTLDVREPVRLDQIETDKSDVDDNRTRRETSVTFVRVEQKTYTGKSKVPTRSRRKAMAILEDDGDLDSPNSTRYNLRNTPVRQLTSDN